CTTTACATAGAGCTTATTTTAAGTATTGATATAAATACCTTGTAAAcgcttttcttgtttgttgtcCCTTGTATTGTGATGATGTGTGCCTCGTTTTTCAGCAGCCTCGCTTTTGGTCCTATCTTCAGGTAGGATATTGTAGCAAATGCCGTGAAGCTGAAGTCTTCCCTGAGTAAATTAAATTGGTTTCATTTGAGAAAGGTGAAGACAAAGTCAGGATGGAGCACGCAGGGGATAAACAGGACACGTACAGTAATTCTGCTGATTGATGTTCCAGGCAGCAGCTTGGTTCTGCTTCACCTAACCAAGTAGATAGTCTCTTAACCTTGAGTTCATCTGGCCAGTGGTTCACATAGTTTAGTTTGTGGACTTTTATATGTATACAAACACATATCCCTCCCAATCTTTTGgaataaatggagaaaagagaaaataacatcaCTCACTGCTCACCCTCTCCAGACTATAAAAACTAGCTGTATAAGAGAATACCAAAAAGAATCATAAATAATGTGATTAATTACGTGACTTCATGCATATTTCTAAAACTATTTTAGAAGACAAAGCGTACAGCACAGAAAGccttgttaaaaaaagaagcactgtTATCTCTATGCTTTCTTACAATTTGAGTGCCACTATCCACATTAATCAGCCTATCTTAAATTCTATGTGGTAACTCTACTTCCTTTGCTTATCCATGGCATGTAAATAAGACTCATTCTAAATAGCAGACTTCTCCAACACAaagcttcctgcagctctgaaggTTCCACATACGTAACTGCAGAAGCCCccagctttttaaaattgaGAGCTAAAGCATTTCAAACATTCCTATAACTTCTGTTTTAACTTAACCAAATAGAAATAGTCATctcctgtttggtttttaaatacGTTAGATGATTCTGAAGGAGATGACAGAACACTGCCATTAATATTGCATGGAAGCAACatgacaataatgaaaaatggCTATTAGttgtaaaagaagaaagtaataaTCTTCATACCTCAGATACTGCTGCAGCAGTAAGTGGGCAATAATTCTCTCCAGTTCCTCTCGAGGGAGCTTTGGTGGAGTAACTTCTGACACCCTGAGTTTTGATAAACCTTTTCCAGACCAAGCATCAATTAGCTTCAGTGGAGTGAGCTTCTCACTCATGTTTTCTGCTTGCTCGAGTATCTTGATCAGatccctgcagcatcctgtgATATCCTTTTTCTCAAGCGCTGCAAAAATCAATCATATTTATAATGCAGATCACTTGCAGTTAGTTTCCAAATATAAAGTAGCTGCATACATTTAAGTACTTTTATATAAGAAGATATATCCATAAGTATACATATCTACGTGCCATGTAATGCTAatgctttcagtgctttgtttttttaaactaacTTAAACTGATCTGTAACTTCTCCTCTAGTCAAACTTATATTAACATTTCTAGTTCATTAGTAAAACTCTGATCCTGCAAACATTTTTAGGCGTTTGCATTACAAACCACACATTATTTCTAAAACTTATTTACAAAGCATAATATTTGTATGGTAGCTACTATATTGTAGCTATTATATTGTTCCGCAACTGGATTCCTTTTCTTCACCTATAATGTTTATtataaaaagaacagagagcAAAAAGGAGCTGAGGAACACGCTTAATGTGTTTCTTCTCTCAAGGCATTTACAaactaagagaaaaatatatttagctGTACAAATTAGCTTCCTCATGTGTAATTAAACTTCAAGTATTCATCACTACACCATTCAAATGCTTCACAACAGGTAGACAGAAGACAATGAGGTagtattttccacattttacaCCAATTATCTGATATTCAAAAGATTTTAAGGTGTTTTTGTGTGTCTCAGAGATGCCCAAGACTAACTATTTCTTGAGTCTTCTCAAAGATTTCTCATCTTTCTACAGCATTTCCTATATCTAAGTTATGGGTTCTACTTATAAGTCTGACAACAGATACTCCTTAGAGCCTATGTGTGAACAGGTTGACAGAGAAGGAACAAATGCAGCTTTCACACCCCTAAGAAAACCCTTAAACAAGACAGGACCCAAACCAATCTCTTGTATGTCTCATATTCACTTTTAGGAGCAGATGAACTGCTGAGCCTGAAAGATATCACAGTCAAAAAGCTGTATAAAGACGTATCCTGTTAAGTACTCCATAACTGGCAACAGAAAGTCAAGGGAAACTGATCTTCATAACAGAAGTTGCAACTGGATAACAGGCAATACAGCAAACACACTTCACAGAGGTTGCTCACAATCACTCTAAACTAGAATATTTTTTCAGCCAATGTTTTCCATGTTCTGTGTCtttatttgtaaaaagaaattacttacAGTTTTCTCTACAGCAGTTATCACACATTCTGTTGCAATTTGCAGACTCCCATACTTCATCAAAATGACGGGCTATGAGCACCCGGCGACACCTGAAAGAACAAGTATGATTTGCAACTCTGAtagaatgaaataaatcttttgaTATAAGCTTACTCTCAGACTGAGCCCAATAAAGGCTGCTCAgaatgctatttaaaaacaaagcaaccaagCAAATAAAGTCACTTACTTGTTCATTTCCTGGCAGTAAGACACCATGTCGTACAGCTTCTCTTGCCCCACATTTTCCATCACTACCATTGAGCTGATTCTGAATATATCTCCAAAACCATAATACAAGATGCAGTCAGCCTTTTGGTCATCCCTACCTGcaatacattaaaacaaagaaaacatgaagagtTTAGGCATAGTCCAGTACAAGTTCCAATCACACCTTCATTGACTTATGTAGCCCCATACAGAGGACACCACTGTAACAGACTATTAAGTGTAACATCAGCCAATAGAATGCAACATGATACAGACTAGAAACAAAATAGATCAGTCCCACAACTACACAATCAAATAAAATCTATGGAAGGAAGGTTCTGACTCTTGAACCACTAAAATATAACACTGATGTGATACAGAAATTGAATGCAGTCACCGTTTTCTCACCTTTCATCTCTTGGAAAATCTTATCCAAATATATCCTGAAGCTTAATTCACACTCCATTAAAAGATACTGTGACCTTCAAATACCTTATTAGGTATTCATAACAGATTGAGATTTACGATTAGAcaaaatattccatttaaaaCCAATTTTGACTTCTACAGTTGAACTTAAATTACCTCTTTCTTTTGGCTACCCCTCCTGATGATGGGATGGGTACTCTCCTACTATTTGAAAGAtccaaagagcagaaagaaccTTTGATGGCTCCTCTCTTTTAGGCCAGCAGACATGTTCTAGCATAGAGAGAGTTAAAATCTCAACCAAAATCTCCCCTGTTCCACTTGTTTTTCTGAGGCCAGGAAAATTCAGACAGAGATCACACACCATCTAGAGAATGTAAGCAATTTACACATCCTAGTTGCtatgcaaaggaaataaaaacccCTTCTGTGACAAGTCTGATCAATGTCATGTCGTCCTGCTAAGCCACAGATGCCAGAAAAATCAAGTAACTCAAAAAAAATTCTGAGTAAAGGGCTGGACACTCAGCTATATTTGCTACACTGCAGTACAGAGGCCTGAAATCCATGAATGAAGTTTATATCTGCTTTAAGATATCTTTATAGAGGGCAGAGTAACATTCATACTTTGAAATTCAGCTCAAAGACGAGATACTGCATGCAGGCCTGAAATGAAAGCGTAGTTTTATTAGCCAAACAGATGTTAATGGATGCTTTGCAAATGCTGTTTCCTACAATACCTGCACGTCCACTTTCTTGGTAGTAATTCTCCATTGACTTGCTCATTGAATGATGAATTACAAACCTCACATCAGGTTTATCAATTCCCATGCCGAAAGCAACAGTTGCCACTACAACCTGAAATAAGAACAAGAAACCTTCAAGGTACCAagttatgatttattttaataagacaGAAGTCTGtgaaaaaatatcagtttaACCTGAATTTGATTTGCTGACCATCCTTTATGAACTTTGGTCTTATATTTAGCATCCATGTTTGCATGGTAAGTTCCTGCCTTGATTCCCAGTTTCTGCAAACTCACAGTGACTTGCTCAGAGTCCTTCTGAGAAAAACAGTAAACAATTcctgcataaaagaaaaaaaaagatgcccTCTCGTcatgtcttaaaaaaaataataaacaaacaccCTACAATCTATTTtgttagtttaaaaataacaagtcAGTAAAGAGTCTTTGTGCCTATTCAGTACGCAGTATTGGTAGTCACAAAAGAAATTTAGAACATCAATCTGAAAAAGACAGAATAGGTCAAAAGTTCTCCTATCGAGCTTCTTAAAttatgaggggggaaaaatggctTACCTACCTTGTAGGGCTTTTTCCTACTGTAGGGAAAACAGTTCAACTTACAGCTGTAGCTTGTaggttaaagagaaaaaatggatTCCAATGAATAATCATAGTAGCGATTATTATCAAGGAAGACAATGCTTTTTAGTCCTTATGTGAAGCAGTCCTTTACTAAAGGGGTCCAGTAAGTCTCCTATGGCATCTGATATCTCACCTGAGATTTCAGATAAATCAACTTCTTGTCAGTCTGACCCAAATCTAAGATTATACACAAACTTGTGCAGTTTTTAATCATCTCAGTACAGTTCTGTATGCAGGTGCAAAGCTGTACATCAAGGACAAACAAAGACTGCTGCTCCATAAAACCGGGATCTGTTGCTCTTGTAATATAGTACTCTTGATTTCAGGTATGTATGTAGGGTGCTCCAAAGGTAATTTCTCatacttatttccatggaaagtacaacaggtacaaagagcacaacaccATTATTTGGTAGTGCAAATTCTCAAATACAAAACACTATTCTTCAACATAGTCCTCACTATTAGCTGTGGATTTTCTCCAGTGTTGAGCAAGAACCTGGATGCCGCACTCATAAATTGGAAGAAAATTTAAACAGTAATAAATGGAATGAGTAATAACTCATGGTACGGATCTGACTAAATTTTGTATCTTTTTGACACTGGGTGCTTAATATTTGGCTAAAGTGGAATTTCTCTGTATGTTTCAGGACCACTTGGAATAATTCATGCAATGctaaatactatttttaatagCACACTTTTATATTGCTTACCTGAGAGCCCTTTGTATCTTCCATTAATGATCTTAACAATGTCCTCAATGAAATCGTCATTATTCGAAGGTTTATGCCGAACCTCAAAAACATAATACACGTGTGCCAGAGAGTTCATCCAGCTGGCAAGCAATCTGTTAAAACAATGCTTTTATCCTACTTCTCCAAGTACAGTAAATACAACTGTTCTGTTATTTAACCAGAATTGCTATACTCTCATTACTAAGAGTCAGATTACATCTGAAAAGCTGACAGGATGAAAAGACGAACTAAGATCCCATGAAGAACAGTAAGTTACGGTCATACAATACAGTACAACAAGCTAATTCAAGCCTTTTTGTAATGATACATTTCTCAATAGACTGCAGCAGCCCGAGCCTGCTTGTCTACACCTTCCCTGTATACAGTCCTAACTGCTAAGCCTTACTCAGAAAAGTCAGGGCAGCCCATGTTGCTATGCAAATGACAGTAGATTCAGAAGAAGTCATTAAAGAGCACTGCCACTCTAGCAATTATTATGTGCAACTGACGATCTATCCTGAAATTCATCAGCTGTAACTTACAGGAGATAATATGGCCGCAAGGCACTTGAACAGCTAATAAGACATACCTCATAGTAAAGATTAGGCCGGTTGAAAGACGCAGTAAAGGTAATGCATTTCTGAATGTGTAAAATATTCTGAGCATCCTTTAGAACATGATTTGTAGCAGTTGCAGTTAATCCAATCAAGGGAGCACAAGGAAACTGTCTTTTCAAGATACCGAGGGATTTGTAGTCTGAGCAGGAATATAAAGATATTATTGTGTTGCATTAAACAACATACAGATTACTTCACAGATTATTTCACTTACACactaaaatgtgttttatcaATTCCAAAAGCATTGTCATCCCCTAACTATCTTAACAGATCATGAGACTTTGCATCCCAGAATGAGATTCTTTACCTCACATAGACTGCTGAAGACTGGTGTCCAAAATTACACATTTTTCCTGTAGCAGATTCCAGATGACTGTATGGGCTTTATTAAAGATGATACCCAAAAACAGTTTCAACAGCAGTTTTTTCAGAATGCTAACACCACAAAGGACATTGAAACAGCTCCAACTTGAGTGAATCTAGCTACTGGACAAGGATAGTTGTTTATGAACATAAGTTCTTGAGCTAATACATATTCTTGTCATACCTAACTATGGAATTATTTACTTAGCATATGAAGAAAGTACTTAACCTTATTTCAGGCTTAACTTATTATTTATTGATGCTTGAATAACCCTGCAAATCAGATTTCTAAAGAGCATACCTGGCCTGAAGTCATGGCCCCACTGACTGCAACAGTGGACCTCATCTACAGCAATGCGAGCAAGACATCCTGCTTGATAAGCTTTCTCTAGCTTTGACatgaacattttgctttttgcaatCTTCTCTGGGGTCACATAAAGGAGCTTCAGTTGTGATTTTCTGTCTAGCATCTGGCTGTGAACCCACTTCACATGTTCctgttcaaaacaaaaggagaaatcGGGCGTGAGGAAACCAGGGCAGCACGCTGAAGTTGCTTACTGTTAAGGCTCTTAAGAGGTTAATGACAATTCATAGGAGGTAACCAACAAAGACTGATAAACTGTTAGATAGTATTTCCGCTACTGCAAGTCCTTGCAAAAGACCACTATATATAAAAGACTAATTTTCCCATTAAACTATAATGTATTGCAGGCTTGTTTGATACTACAagtataaaataattctttgtaCACAACAAGCTGTAACCTGTATCACAGAATTTTTAATATGCTCTACCTGAAAGCTGGCCGCAAGTTTGGCAAGTAGCATCAGGCCACTAAGCTATCGGATCCACTGACATGTGCAGTTTAATGACTGTGGCCTCCCGGtagtcaggaaaaaaataaatcactgtaaGAATTAATTGATTAATAACaagctgtgaaataaaatacttcttggCCTTGATATTAAACATTTACCATCCCAAAGGAAGACAAAATACTGCATGTAAAAGCCTGCATTGCTCAAGAAGTCACTTCGTGGACAAAAATCACCTCCTCCAATCTTCTCTTGAGACTAGAAatgcagtaaaaacagaaaaaaaacaccaaagatACTTCACATCGTTTAACTGGCCCCATGCAATCAACCCATTCCATGTAAGTTGTTGGTTTAAACATGCCCTTGTTATTAAAACAAGAATGCTGCAAATTCATTCATGTTACCCATACCACAGCAAACAGCTGGTAAGATTGCTTTGATAGCATTAGTTACTAAAACTGTGCCATCCAGCATTCAAAAAGAACATAAACAGAGGTGAGATGTGAACTTGGGCATAAAATCTTAACAGATAAACATACCTTACTGCTTGAAGCATTTAATAAAGTTGCAGAAATGCCAAGCTGTTCCAAAACCATGAGCTGATCTTCCATAAGTGATATCAAAGGACATATCACGAGCGTAAAGCCTGTAATAATAAATTATTGGTGATATCTGAACCATCAAGTTCACACGCTGTcacttttaatatttctttattttttattattattatttttttaataatgcatCAATCCTGCACTGTTAAAACTGGCTAAAAGGAACTTAAACTTTATATACGTAGTAGCTGATTCCTCTCCTAGATAGCTGATGAGTGCAAGGTCACATAAGGACATGATTGATCAACTGACTATGATATGCACCTTCTCTTAAAACCTAAGCTGCAAAAAGCAGAGTACAAGGACTAGTATACAAAACCAAGCAAGTCAGATTCACAGCTGTGTCACGAGGTGACATGTAACTAAGCAATGCCAGGCACTGATAGGTTTGATCTTTGTAAATAAAGGAACTTCCATGCAATCAGATGGGTTACTTTTCCcaaaagaagtttaaaaactACAGCTGgatacttgttttttttaacagatgtaGAAATGCTCACCTATGCCCTATGCTCACATAAAAAACTCCAAGAGGAGCGATGTCCAAAGAGAGATCTTTCCCCAGcggcagtcagcccttaaatggggtctaggtgaggtgcagccaggctccaccccttccagtagAAGAGCTGAACTGCCTTTACTTTTGCTCCCCTtaggtggtcaatcagaggttcatGCCGTGAttcaacagtttcccatacagcagtcttttccaacattaatgattctatgattaaacaCCAATGCAACATGcattctgtaaagaacttcATGAGGGGGAAGCTAAATTCAGTTGTTTATATATGGCTCCTCCTCCTCATACATACCATCAGAACATACAGCTGGTAACTGATAACAAAGGCTCTTTCCACCACCTGTAGGCATGACAAGAAATACATCCTTTCCTGCCATTGTAGCGTTTACAGTTTCAAGTTGCAAGGATCTAAACTTCTGGAGTTTAAACTTGTTTTCCAGCGCAGTTTTTATCTTCTCATACCATGGAAAATCTGTTAAGGAcaaaagtaaatacataaaatgcatttttagcaattttctttaaatagaagAAAGGGTAACTTATATATCCAGTAACTAGAGTAGAAATTGACACACTTTTAGATGCAAGAGTTTTCAAAGATTCAATAAAGGCGCAAAACCCAAGTCTGTATAATCTAATTTCTAGTAAATGTACCTTTGAAAACCCTGTGCAAACACAAACATAATCCACCTCCAGACTAAGGGCTTTCATTTACATACTAATGCTAACAATATCACAAACAGATGAAGTACTTTACAGTGATAATTATTAAGTCAATTGATTAGTCCAAAATTGAATGGAAACAAGAAGCCtatcctgaaaataaataaaagcagacatGGAGTCCTACAACAGCCTTACTACACAGCTGCCCAAATGCCTCCTTCATACAAATGTAGTCATTGCAAGGAAGATAATGAAGGCAGGTTTATGTTCCATATATTCCAGACATAATAAGCTGTGGGACTTGAGGTGGCGTTGCTTCCTAATGTACAGAGATCAGAGAAAAGTTCCAAGGCTCTGTGAGAACAAGAAAAGcctcccattgatttcagtgggcttaaactgaaaacaaatttagCTATATTTCTTATTCAGTATATTTAGCTATATTTCTTATTCAGTATATACAAATGCAGCAAATGATTGAAAAACATGTTAAGTTATAAAGCACAAGAGAAAAGACACCCAAAATATGTCATTCTGTTCAGTAGCACTGATCTGAAATTATACTGCATCAGTAATAAAAGTGAAGTTGGAGGATgagaatcaaaataaaaagatctaATTGAATTTGCTAGTAATAACATGGTCCAAACCAACCAGCTATCCAGGACTCCAGTTAATGTTTacctgaaaaacagcacttccaAGAGAACAGCAGCCCATGGGACAATTGGAACTTCAACTAATTCTACTGTATTAACATTTTCTACAGTGTTTTTTTAAGTCAGAACCTATCAAATTTGCATCATTAGGCAAGATAGCGGGGTTACATAACCCACGCTAAAACCACTGGTGTCCTACCAATTcaagcaagaagaaacagagacagTAAGAAGCAACTTTAAGAATGCAAGATTGTTATCAACTAAACCTGAAAACATCCAGAGTaattatttcctgtttattttttgtctaAAAATACATACTGCAATGTACCCAGATTTACTCTTGGATTATTATTGCAAATACAATTAAGCCGTGACTTTGCATCAAGAACAAAAGTAGTagttgtggtttaacccaacagacagctcagcaccaccacAGCTGCTCACTCACTTCCTTCACGCAGTAGGATGGCGGAGAGGATCCGTAAAAAAGCAAAGTAGTACTTGTGAgatgagataaaaactatttactaagaagaaaatgaattgaaaagGAGGATTATAATAGAAATGATAATAATGTAATACATAGTTCCAATAGAAGTGATTCACAAAACAACTGCTCACTATCTGCCAACTGATGCACAGTCAGTCCCTGAACTGCAAGGGACTGCAGTTCCCTTTGCTCAGCTGTCCTAACTCTGTCCCCATCCAACTCCCCGTGCAGCTTCAGCCCTCTTCTAGCAGGACAACGTAAGAAGTTGAAATCCCCTTGGCTGCTTATAGCACggctcagcaacaactaaaacattggtgtgttattaacattgtttttcttccaaagacaAAACATAGCATCCTACCagacacagaaaaggaaaaaaaccaactctgccccagctgaaaccaggacaacaGTTATAAAAGGCCATTCTTCTAGACTAGAGGTACTCAGGTCAGTGTTAAATGCCCAACGAGGCAAGCACGTAATTATCCTGTGTAAGATGGCAGGCCACCCAgctgaacaaaacagaatggaaCAAAATCACTATCCAAACAGAACTCTgtacaaacacatttttcccGTACTAAATTAAATTGCTTCTGTTAGAATATTTGCAAACCTGTTTTACTCCATGCCTCAACTGAGGTTTCAGTCTCTTTACTTCCCCCTGCTGCTGACTCTCCTGAGGACTGCTTTATCAGCTTCTTTAATGTCTCTTTCTTTTGGATGAGTTCTTGCTGTTTATCCAGCAGCTCCTGAATCTGCATCTCCACTGCCTGTAGCTCATTATCAATGGAAAGCAGTTCCTCCTCTAGCACTGATGacaaaaacagggaaaaagcaaaatattaacatGAATAACATATTTCGCTTGTTGATTGAGAACAATCAAATTAAACACAAACCAAAAGCATcgagaggaaaaaagacagcATGCTAAACACACTAGTAAGATCACAACAGCTTAATTTTTGTACTTACCATGCAAAAGTACTTTGCAGTGGTTAATGAGGTCTTTCATATATTAGTAAGCTGCACGAAAGCACTTGTGTGCTCCACATTGTCACCTCTGATACAGTGTAAGAGATAAGCAACGCTAGCACTGACTACATTGATTAATAGAGAAAAAGTGCATCACAATTTTGTCTCCCAGATGCGGAGTCTCTCCAGAGAAATACttgccattattttcttttctgcagatgtaagtagggaaatgaaaagcaaattgcaTCTGCCTGATGTTAAAGTTGAAAGAGTTATAATGAACACAAAAGTGTACTCCAGGCAGTTGCAATGTGAGCTCGgtgttaaaacatttttagtaGACTGCATTTACATGTAAGAAGCAACTTTAACCTCAGCAAGCAGAAGTCTTCTAGAGATGGAAATAGACATTAGAAGGAAGCTGTGTTTCATGCACTCACATCTTCTCTTTTGTGCAGATCCAGAGCATTTTCTAAGTGTCAAGGTTTGAACATGGACTTCAACATGGTTTGAACATGGAgtacaaaagctttttgtgaACACAGGCCATTCTTCAGATTTGAAAGAGCTGAAGCAACTACTTCCCAGATGCCTAACTTATATTCTAAGTGAAACTTTGGCAGGAACTTGTCTCTATACAAGCCATACTTCACATAGATGTATATAAGGatgtatcaggaatggtgtggtcagcaggactagggaagtaatcctgcctctgtactcagcattggtgaggcctcgCCTCgagtactat
The Coturnix japonica isolate 7356 chromosome 1, Coturnix japonica 2.1, whole genome shotgun sequence DNA segment above includes these coding regions:
- the RECQL gene encoding ATP-dependent DNA helicase Q1, which translates into the protein MTAVEVLEEELLSIDNELQAVEMQIQELLDKQQELIQKKETLKKLIKQSSGESAAGGSKETETSVEAWSKTDFPWYEKIKTALENKFKLQKFRSLQLETVNATMAGKDVFLVMPTGGGKSLCYQLPAVCSDGFTLVICPLISLMEDQLMVLEQLGISATLLNASSSKEHVKWVHSQMLDRKSQLKLLYVTPEKIAKSKMFMSKLEKAYQAGCLARIAVDEVHCCSQWGHDFRPDYKSLGILKRQFPCAPLIGLTATATNHVLKDAQNILHIQKCITFTASFNRPNLYYEVRHKPSNNDDFIEDIVKIINGRYKGLSGIVYCFSQKDSEQVTVSLQKLGIKAGTYHANMDAKYKTKVHKGWSANQIQVVVATVAFGMGIDKPDVRFVIHHSMSKSMENYYQESGRAGRDDQKADCILYYGFGDIFRISSMVVMENVGQEKLYDMVSYCQEMNKCRRVLIARHFDEVWESANCNRMCDNCCRENSLEKKDITGCCRDLIKILEQAENMSEKLTPLKLIDAWSGKGLSKLRVSEVTPPKLPREELERIIAHLLLQQYLREDFSFTAFATISYLKIGPKARLLKNEAHIITIQGTTNKKSVYKNKPSESSKSEGSGENAQTVSKTTLNSAVKKSQELKRPNSGTNVKAKKPKLQAAGDDQPVVLD